The Streptomyces sp. SS1-1 genome has a segment encoding these proteins:
- a CDS encoding aldo/keto reductase, whose product MTMPTRPLGTTGPQVSALGLGCMGMSALYGDADRAESIATIHAALDAGVTLLDTGDFYGMGHNELLIGEALRAAPAELREKAQVSVKFGALRGPDGEWSGFDGRPAAVKNFAAYSLQRLGVDHIDVYRISRLDPDVPIEETVGAIAELIEKGHVRHVGLSEVGAETIRRAAATAPVADLQIEYSLISRGIEAEILPTTRELGISVTAYGVLSRGLISGHFTRDRQLAAHDFRAHSPRFQGDNLRHNLDLVEALRKIAERKGVSVAQIAIAWVLSRGEDIVPLVGARTRERLTESLGALDVTLDEADLTAIEEAVPPGAAAGDRYPAPQMAHLGTE is encoded by the coding sequence ATGACGATGCCAACCCGACCCCTCGGAACCACCGGCCCCCAGGTCTCCGCCCTCGGCCTCGGCTGCATGGGCATGTCGGCGCTCTACGGCGACGCGGACCGGGCCGAGTCGATCGCCACGATCCACGCCGCCCTGGACGCGGGCGTCACCCTGCTCGACACCGGCGACTTCTACGGCATGGGCCACAACGAACTCCTCATCGGCGAGGCCCTGCGCGCCGCGCCCGCCGAGCTGCGTGAGAAGGCGCAGGTCAGCGTGAAGTTCGGCGCGCTGCGCGGCCCCGACGGCGAATGGAGCGGCTTCGACGGCCGGCCCGCCGCCGTGAAGAACTTCGCCGCCTACTCCCTGCAACGCCTCGGCGTCGACCACATCGACGTCTACCGGATCTCCCGGCTCGACCCCGACGTCCCCATCGAGGAGACGGTCGGCGCCATCGCCGAACTGATCGAGAAGGGCCACGTCCGGCACGTCGGCCTCAGCGAGGTCGGCGCCGAGACGATCCGCCGCGCCGCCGCCACCGCGCCCGTCGCGGACCTGCAGATCGAGTACTCCCTGATCTCCCGCGGCATCGAGGCGGAGATCCTGCCCACCACTCGCGAGCTGGGCATCTCCGTCACCGCCTACGGCGTGCTCTCCCGCGGCCTGATCTCCGGGCACTTCACGCGCGACCGGCAGCTCGCCGCGCACGACTTCCGGGCCCACTCGCCCCGCTTCCAGGGCGACAACCTCCGGCACAACCTGGACCTCGTCGAGGCGCTGCGGAAGATCGCCGAGCGCAAGGGCGTCTCCGTCGCCCAGATCGCCATCGCCTGGGTGCTGTCACGCGGCGAGGACATCGTGCCGCTCGTCGGGGCCCGCACCCGCGAACGGCTCACCGAGTCGCTGGGCGCCCTCGACGTCACCCTGGACGAGGCGGACCTGACGGCGATCGAGGAGGCGGTGCCCCCGGGCGCCGCGGCCGGCGACCGCTACCCGGCCCCGCAGATGGCGCACCTGGGGACCGAGTAG
- a CDS encoding TetR/AcrR family transcriptional regulator encodes MPPTSPTLTAERILEATEEVLRRHGPAKATVVDVARALGVSHGSVYRHFRTKAALREAVTKRWLDRTTELLAEIADAPGLDAETRLREWLAALFAAKRRKAFDDPELFATYSVLTTETAESVVSEHIDDLTGQLTAIVRDGVASGDFTAADPAVAARALFRATDRFHDPHYAREWEQPGVRDDFDALVDLLIRGLRARA; translated from the coding sequence ATGCCACCGACGTCCCCGACCCTGACCGCCGAGCGCATCCTCGAAGCGACCGAGGAGGTGCTGCGCCGCCACGGCCCGGCCAAGGCCACCGTGGTCGACGTGGCGCGCGCGCTCGGCGTCAGCCATGGCAGCGTCTACCGGCACTTCCGCACCAAGGCGGCGCTGCGGGAGGCCGTCACCAAGCGCTGGCTGGACCGGACGACAGAGCTCCTGGCGGAGATCGCGGACGCGCCCGGCCTCGACGCGGAGACCCGGCTGCGGGAATGGCTCGCGGCACTGTTCGCCGCCAAGCGCCGCAAGGCGTTCGACGACCCCGAGCTGTTCGCCACGTACTCGGTGCTGACCACCGAGACCGCCGAGTCGGTCGTCAGCGAGCACATCGACGACCTCACCGGCCAGCTCACCGCGATCGTGCGGGACGGCGTCGCGTCCGGCGACTTCACCGCCGCGGACCCGGCCGTGGCCGCCCGTGCCCTGTTCCGGGCGACCGACCGCTTCCACGACCCGCACTACGCCCGGGAGTGGGAACAGCCGGGCGTGCGGGACGACTTCGACGCCCTGGTGGACCTGCTGATCCGGGGGCTGCGGGCCCGCGCCTGA
- a CDS encoding MFS transporter, giving the protein MPELSHRRRLLVLAICCMSLLIVSLDNTVLNVALPALQRDLHASTSGLQWTIDAYTLVLASLLMLAGSTADRIGRKRVFMAGLVVFTIGSALCSLAPDLNALIAFRMVQAVGGSMLNPVAMSIITNTFTDPRERARAIGVWGAVVGISMAAGPLIGGLLVETVGWRSIFWVNLPVGLAALVLTLRFVPESRAARPRRPDPVGQVLVMVLFGALTYAIIEAPTAPTAEVLVFGGLALAALVGLLVHEPRRAEPLIDLRFFRSAPFSGATVIAVSAFAALGGFLFLSTLYLQNVRGLDALHAGLWMLPMAALCFVCAPLAGRVVGNRGPRLPLLIAGVSMTVSGVLFAAFEAETSNVTLVLGYVLFGLGFGFVNAPITNTAVSGMPRAQAGVAAAVASTSRQLGQALGVAVVGAVLASGVGTATYRTAFVTAARPAWWIVATCGLLVLLVGLLTTGPWARTTAARTAESLEAPEVSEGVRAGA; this is encoded by the coding sequence ATGCCCGAGCTGTCCCACCGCCGACGCCTGCTGGTCCTGGCGATCTGCTGCATGAGCCTGCTGATCGTGAGCCTCGACAACACCGTGCTCAACGTGGCCCTGCCCGCGCTCCAGCGCGACCTGCACGCGAGCACGTCGGGTCTGCAGTGGACGATCGACGCGTACACCCTCGTCCTCGCCTCCCTGCTGATGCTGGCGGGCTCGACGGCGGACCGTATCGGCCGCAAGCGCGTCTTCATGGCGGGCCTGGTCGTCTTCACGATCGGCTCGGCCCTGTGCTCCCTCGCCCCGGACCTGAACGCGCTGATCGCCTTCCGCATGGTGCAGGCCGTCGGCGGGTCGATGCTCAACCCGGTCGCCATGTCGATCATCACCAACACCTTCACGGACCCGCGCGAACGGGCGCGGGCGATCGGGGTGTGGGGCGCGGTGGTCGGCATCTCCATGGCGGCGGGGCCGCTGATCGGCGGCCTGCTCGTGGAGACGGTCGGCTGGCGGTCGATCTTCTGGGTCAACCTGCCGGTGGGCCTCGCGGCGCTGGTGCTGACCCTGCGCTTCGTCCCGGAGTCCCGGGCCGCGAGGCCGCGCCGCCCCGACCCGGTCGGGCAGGTGCTGGTCATGGTCCTCTTCGGCGCGCTGACCTACGCGATCATCGAGGCCCCGACCGCCCCGACCGCCGAGGTCCTGGTCTTCGGGGGCCTGGCCCTGGCGGCCCTGGTCGGCCTCCTCGTCCATGAGCCCCGCCGCGCCGAGCCGCTGATCGATCTGCGGTTCTTCCGCTCGGCGCCGTTCAGCGGGGCGACGGTGATCGCGGTCAGCGCGTTCGCGGCGCTCGGCGGGTTCCTGTTCCTGTCGACGCTGTACCTGCAGAACGTGCGCGGCCTGGACGCCCTGCACGCGGGCCTGTGGATGCTGCCGATGGCCGCGCTGTGCTTCGTGTGCGCACCGCTGGCGGGCCGCGTGGTCGGCAACCGCGGCCCCCGCCTCCCCCTCCTCATAGCGGGCGTGTCGATGACGGTCTCGGGAGTGCTGTTCGCCGCCTTCGAGGCGGAGACGTCCAACGTCACCCTCGTCCTCGGCTACGTCCTGTTCGGCCTCGGCTTCGGCTTCGTGAACGCCCCGATCACCAACACGGCCGTCTCCGGCATGCCCCGCGCCCAGGCGGGCGTCGCCGCCGCCGTCGCCTCCACCAGCCGCCAGCTCGGCCAGGCCCTCGGCGTCGCCGTGGTCGGCGCGGTCCTCGCCTCCGGCGTCGGCACGGCCACCTACCGCACCGCCTTCGTCACCGCGGCCCGCCCCGCCTGGTGGATCGTCGCCACCTGCGGCCTCCTCGTCCTCCTGGTGGGCCTCCTCACGACGGGCCCCTGGGCCCGCACGACAGCGGCCCGCACGGCGGAGTCCCTGGAGGCGCCGGAGGTATCGGAGGGTGTTCGGGCGGGGGCGTAG
- a CDS encoding ABC transporter permease, translated as MREFLLGLRLLLGSGRGNRARFALMTLGGSLGVCCLALVLTIPAILDAHDGRAAARTPRLHVGAPEGGATWVREFRDPHGSRPFGRVFVAVGREDVPAPPPGLDRLPRPGEVYVSPALHEQLRREPGLGGLLPGVEKGLIGADGLTGPDELYAYVGTTRSRLGSEARALQGFGKDYPPSRVVDPSTLEALRFTLATLVLLPLAVFLSVCARLSAASRNRRLAALRLLGMSAKGTQRVNAAETVMAALLGAALGLAEFWLLNQVVARTGLPGLKWYAADGAVSAGTAAVCLLGSPALAWFVGRASARAAARNPLATRRTAAPRAPRVRWGLLFVTGLGITAGFAATGLGEHPARSDGINALFMPAGVLMTGLGLVLALPLLSYLLARRLARSGNLALNLAMRRNEVEPGSALRVVSGLVLLVFSASLAQGVLVELSQVSRTTSPIQEYGLPMAQLSGDQQRRLREIPGVDVSAVVMSFDDDLDSDTDDDQADALVATCAQLTALTARVEGCKDGEVMRLSDPNTGDEPFGASEFALRKDGRRLTLRVPVPKEVVRYAGQGVTHVSNAGLLVPPNTLPPGAVPASATLVLASSSDPSTVRAVLDAVGAIAPTADVDPAGVNIEALQQLTVIKTLLVAGMVMGLVIGVAAFLVSVTDRAVERRSQVTALALIGARPRVLRAVQCLQVVLPLAIGLVLALVAGKLAETAYLVTGGGEVFWDGAGVPVLLVCAAGVLVAAAVGTLPLTGRRIDPELIRRD; from the coding sequence ATGAGGGAGTTCCTGCTCGGCCTGCGGCTGCTGCTGGGCTCCGGCCGGGGCAACCGCGCCCGGTTCGCGCTGATGACGCTGGGCGGGTCACTCGGTGTGTGCTGTCTCGCCCTCGTCCTCACGATCCCGGCGATCCTCGACGCCCACGACGGCCGGGCCGCCGCCCGTACGCCCCGCCTCCACGTCGGCGCGCCCGAGGGCGGGGCCACGTGGGTGCGGGAGTTCCGGGACCCGCACGGCTCCCGGCCGTTCGGCCGTGTCTTCGTCGCCGTGGGCCGCGAGGACGTCCCCGCCCCGCCGCCCGGCCTGGACCGGCTGCCCCGCCCGGGCGAGGTGTACGTCTCCCCCGCTCTGCACGAGCAGCTGCGCCGCGAGCCCGGGCTGGGCGGTCTGCTGCCGGGCGTCGAGAAGGGCCTGATCGGCGCGGACGGTCTGACCGGTCCCGACGAGCTGTACGCGTACGTCGGCACGACCCGGTCCCGACTGGGTTCCGAGGCACGCGCGTTGCAGGGGTTCGGCAAGGACTACCCGCCCTCGCGGGTGGTCGACCCCTCCACCCTGGAGGCCCTCCGCTTCACGCTGGCCACCCTCGTCCTGCTGCCCCTCGCGGTGTTCCTGTCGGTGTGCGCGCGGCTGTCCGCCGCCAGCCGCAACCGCCGGCTCGCCGCGCTGCGCCTGCTGGGCATGAGCGCCAAGGGCACCCAGCGGGTCAACGCCGCCGAGACCGTCATGGCGGCCCTGCTCGGAGCCGCGCTCGGCCTGGCCGAGTTCTGGCTGCTCAACCAGGTCGTCGCCCGGACCGGGCTGCCCGGCCTGAAGTGGTACGCCGCCGACGGCGCGGTGTCGGCGGGGACTGCGGCCGTCTGTCTTCTCGGCTCTCCGGCGCTGGCCTGGTTCGTCGGCCGGGCGAGCGCCCGCGCGGCGGCCAGGAACCCGCTCGCGACCCGCCGTACGGCTGCTCCCCGGGCGCCCCGCGTCCGCTGGGGCCTGCTGTTCGTCACCGGCCTCGGCATCACCGCCGGTTTCGCCGCGACCGGCCTCGGCGAGCACCCGGCCCGCAGCGACGGCATCAACGCCCTGTTCATGCCGGCCGGGGTCCTGATGACCGGCCTCGGACTGGTCCTGGCGCTGCCCCTGCTGTCGTATCTGCTGGCCAGGCGGCTGGCCCGGTCGGGGAACCTCGCCCTCAATCTGGCCATGCGGCGCAACGAGGTCGAGCCGGGCAGTGCGCTGCGCGTGGTCTCCGGTCTGGTCCTGCTGGTGTTCTCGGCGTCCCTCGCCCAGGGCGTCCTGGTGGAGCTGAGCCAGGTCTCGCGCACCACCTCACCCATCCAGGAGTACGGGCTGCCGATGGCCCAGTTGAGCGGGGACCAGCAGCGGCGGCTGCGGGAGATCCCCGGCGTGGACGTGTCCGCCGTAGTGATGTCCTTCGACGACGACCTGGACAGCGACACCGACGACGACCAGGCCGACGCCCTCGTCGCCACCTGCGCCCAACTGACCGCGCTGACCGCCCGGGTGGAGGGCTGCAAGGACGGTGAGGTCATGCGGCTGTCCGACCCGAACACCGGGGACGAGCCCTTCGGGGCCTCCGAGTTCGCGCTGCGGAAGGACGGCAGGCGGCTGACCCTGCGGGTCCCGGTGCCGAAGGAGGTCGTGCGGTACGCGGGCCAGGGCGTGACGCACGTGTCCAACGCCGGCCTGCTGGTCCCGCCCAACACACTGCCGCCGGGTGCCGTCCCGGCGTCGGCCACCCTGGTGCTGGCCTCGTCCTCGGATCCGTCGACGGTCCGCGCGGTGCTGGACGCCGTCGGCGCGATCGCGCCGACCGCCGACGTGGACCCGGCCGGCGTCAACATCGAGGCGCTCCAGCAGCTCACCGTCATCAAGACGCTCCTCGTGGCGGGCATGGTGATGGGCCTGGTCATCGGGGTCGCCGCGTTCCTGGTGTCGGTCACGGACCGGGCCGTGGAACGCCGTTCGCAGGTGACCGCGCTGGCGCTGATCGGGGCCCGGCCCCGGGTGCTGCGCGCGGTCCAGTGCCTCCAGGTCGTCCTGCCGCTCGCGATCGGTCTCGTGCTGGCCCTGGTCGCGGGGAAGCTGGCGGAGACCGCCTACCTGGTCACGGGCGGCGGCGAGGTGTTCTGGGACGGCGCGGGCGTGCCGGTGCTGCTGGTCTGCGCCGCCGGGGTCCTCGTCGCCGCCGCCGTCGGCACGCTTCCGCTGACGGGCCGGCGGATCGACCCCGAGCTGATCCGCCGGGACTGA
- a CDS encoding chitinase produces MLRRALRVLAVALTTAALAQLPVAAPASADDTCAVKPKPAGKVLQGYWENWDGAANGVHPPFGWTPITDSGIARHGYNVINAAFPVIRSDGTALWEDGMDSGVKVATPAEMCAAKAAGATILMSIGGATAGIDLTSTAVADRFVDTIVPILKRYNFDGIDIDIETGLTGSGNIAQLSASQANLIRIIDGVLARMPSGFGLTMAPETAYVTGGSVVYGSIWGAYLPVIKKYADNGRLWWLNMQYYNGSLYGCSGDSYQAGTVQGFVAQTDCLDKGLVVQGTTIRVPYDKQVPGLPAQQGAGGGHLAPAQVGEAWRHYGGALKGLMTWSLNWDGSKNWTFGDNVKALQGR; encoded by the coding sequence ATGCTCCGCCGCGCCCTGCGCGTGCTCGCCGTCGCGCTGACGACGGCCGCTCTCGCCCAACTCCCCGTCGCCGCACCCGCGTCCGCCGACGACACCTGTGCCGTGAAGCCGAAACCGGCCGGCAAGGTGCTCCAGGGCTACTGGGAGAACTGGGACGGCGCCGCCAACGGCGTCCACCCGCCCTTCGGCTGGACCCCGATCACCGACTCCGGTATCGCGCGGCACGGCTACAACGTGATCAACGCGGCGTTCCCGGTGATCCGTTCCGACGGCACGGCGCTGTGGGAGGACGGCATGGACAGCGGGGTGAAGGTGGCCACGCCCGCGGAGATGTGCGCGGCGAAGGCGGCCGGCGCCACGATCCTGATGTCGATCGGCGGCGCCACCGCCGGGATCGACCTCACCTCGACGGCGGTGGCGGACCGGTTCGTCGACACGATCGTCCCGATCCTGAAGCGGTACAACTTCGACGGCATCGACATCGACATCGAGACGGGTCTGACCGGCAGCGGGAACATCGCCCAGCTGTCGGCGTCGCAGGCCAACCTCATCCGGATCATCGACGGCGTCCTGGCCCGGATGCCGTCCGGCTTCGGCCTGACGATGGCCCCGGAGACGGCGTACGTCACGGGCGGCAGCGTCGTCTACGGCTCGATCTGGGGCGCCTACCTGCCGGTCATCAAGAAGTACGCCGACAACGGGCGCCTGTGGTGGCTGAACATGCAGTACTACAACGGCAGCCTGTACGGCTGCTCCGGCGACTCCTACCAGGCCGGCACCGTCCAGGGCTTCGTCGCCCAGACCGACTGCCTCGACAAGGGCCTTGTGGTGCAGGGCACCACCATCCGCGTCCCCTACGACAAGCAGGTGCCGGGCCTGCCCGCGCAGCAGGGCGCGGGCGGCGGCCACCTGGCACCGGCCCAGGTCGGCGAGGCGTGGCGGCACTACGGCGGCGCCCTCAAGGGCCTGATGACCTGGTCGCTCAACTGGGACGGCTCGAAGAACTGGACCTTCGGCGACAACGTCAAGGCGCTGCAGGGCCGCTGA
- a CDS encoding GNAT family N-acetyltransferase — MRTPPPGARLTDGTVTLSPLGPDDGPAHLAGEDEQLIRWLSGGPGTPEGVAAYLRHCAAQWAGGGSLRAFGIRVDGGRTLAGTIDLRFAAEGLTRGQVNVAYGLYPAWRGRGLATRAVRLVCPYAAAEGARAAVIQVEPGNAASVAVARRAGFTPGGQRFADDGTLFDRYVRELP, encoded by the coding sequence ATGCGGACGCCCCCGCCCGGCGCGCGCCTCACCGACGGGACGGTCACCCTGTCCCCCCTCGGACCGGACGACGGTCCGGCCCATCTCGCGGGCGAGGACGAGCAGTTGATCCGCTGGCTCAGTGGCGGCCCCGGCACCCCCGAGGGCGTGGCGGCCTATCTGCGGCACTGTGCCGCGCAGTGGGCCGGCGGCGGCTCCCTGCGGGCCTTCGGCATCCGCGTGGACGGCGGCCGGACGCTCGCGGGGACGATCGACCTGCGCTTCGCGGCGGAGGGGCTCACGCGGGGGCAGGTGAACGTCGCGTACGGCCTCTACCCGGCCTGGCGCGGGCGGGGCCTGGCCACCCGGGCCGTCCGCCTGGTCTGCCCGTACGCGGCGGCCGAGGGCGCGCGGGCGGCCGTCATCCAGGTCGAGCCGGGCAACGCGGCGTCCGTCGCCGTGGCCCGCCGGGCGGGGTTCACGCCCGGCGGGCAGCGGTTCGCGGACGACGGGACGCTCTTCGACCGGTACGTCAGGGAGCTGCCGTGA
- a CDS encoding maltokinase N-terminal cap-like domain-containing protein, with translation MAIIHRTTLTPTKLELLAAWLPSRPWYAGSGEPRPEKAGGFRLDDPAGEVGIEFMVITDASAPEAAGYLVPMTYRGAPLDGAGHALIGTTEHGVLGRRWVYDGCHDPVLVGELLALIDGRAEAQAQSVSDAVDRDVTRSRTGPALKGEQPGLPVAEDLAHGTRVTTADGSLLLHRVLSPAPQGAPGLPGGALGHVGGVWSLPDGTRAHGLFVTLHAGTGQD, from the coding sequence ATGGCCATCATCCACCGCACCACCCTCACGCCGACGAAACTGGAACTGCTCGCCGCCTGGCTGCCCTCGCGCCCCTGGTACGCCGGTTCCGGCGAGCCCCGGCCGGAGAAGGCCGGCGGCTTCCGGCTGGACGACCCCGCGGGCGAGGTCGGCATCGAGTTCATGGTGATCACCGACGCGTCGGCCCCCGAGGCGGCCGGATACCTCGTCCCGATGACGTACCGCGGCGCCCCCCTCGACGGGGCCGGACACGCCCTCATCGGCACCACGGAGCACGGCGTCCTGGGCCGGCGCTGGGTGTACGACGGCTGCCACGACCCGGTGCTGGTCGGCGAGTTGCTCGCCCTGATCGACGGGCGGGCCGAGGCGCAGGCGCAGAGCGTCTCCGACGCCGTCGACCGGGACGTCACCCGCTCCCGCACCGGCCCCGCGCTCAAGGGCGAACAGCCCGGCCTCCCCGTCGCCGAGGACCTGGCGCACGGCACCCGCGTGACCACGGCCGACGGCTCGCTCCTGCTGCACCGCGTGCTGAGCCCGGCCCCCCAGGGCGCCCCTGGGCTGCCCGGCGGCGCCCTCGGGCACGTCGGCGGCGTCTGGAGCCTGCCGGACGGCACCCGCGCCCACGGCCTCTTCGTCACCCTGCACGCCGGAACCGGCCAGGACTGA
- a CDS encoding GNAT family N-acetyltransferase: protein MTSHVRPYEPGDRAAVEDVCVRTAHQGGDSRPYYADPGVFPAAFALPYVVLEPELAFVLDDGRGRAVGYVVGTADTARFVTEYRAKWLPRIAGRYPDPAEPRTPDEEIARLLHTPERMLVPEVAAYPAHLHIDLLPGWQGRGYGRTLMHTLFGALRERGVPAVHLCMVTANTGARAFYDRLGFHEIAVPDAGPVTYLGRSTAVSGTG from the coding sequence ATGACGAGTCATGTCCGCCCGTACGAGCCAGGTGACCGCGCGGCGGTCGAGGACGTCTGTGTGCGCACGGCGCATCAGGGAGGGGACAGCCGGCCGTACTACGCGGACCCCGGTGTCTTCCCGGCGGCCTTCGCGCTGCCGTACGTCGTCCTGGAGCCGGAGCTGGCGTTCGTGCTGGACGACGGCCGGGGGCGGGCCGTCGGCTATGTCGTGGGGACGGCGGACACCGCGCGGTTCGTGACGGAGTACCGGGCGAAGTGGCTGCCGCGGATCGCCGGGCGCTATCCGGATCCGGCCGAACCCCGCACGCCGGACGAGGAGATCGCCCGGCTGCTGCACACCCCGGAGCGCATGCTGGTGCCGGAGGTGGCCGCCTATCCGGCGCATCTGCACATCGACCTGCTGCCCGGCTGGCAGGGCCGGGGGTACGGCCGGACGCTGATGCACACGCTGTTCGGGGCGCTGCGGGAGCGGGGTGTTCCGGCCGTCCATCTGTGCATGGTGACCGCGAACACCGGCGCGCGGGCCTTCTACGACCGCCTGGGCTTCCACGAGATAGCGGTGCCGGACGCCGGTCCGGTGACCTACCTCGGGCGGAGCACGGCGGTGTCCGGCACCGGGTGA
- a CDS encoding ABC transporter ATP-binding protein → MCASASAPVLRAQDVALAYGSTPAVREADLALARGEVAAITGASGSGKSSLLYCLAGVLPVDRGTVSFEGRSFAELDDDGISALRRERFGFVFQYGELLPELTIEENTALPLRLAGRRRRPALKAAVEVLDRLGIADLRERRPSQVSGGQNQRVAVARALVHRPAVVFADEPTGALDSANAGTVLDEFLELARSQGTAVLLVTHDASVAARADSRYTMTDGVLAPEGPAR, encoded by the coding sequence ATGTGCGCGTCCGCGTCCGCGCCCGTTCTGCGCGCCCAGGACGTCGCCCTGGCCTATGGCTCCACGCCTGCCGTGCGGGAGGCGGATCTCGCGCTCGCGCGGGGGGAGGTCGCGGCGATCACCGGGGCCAGTGGGTCCGGGAAGTCGTCGTTGCTCTACTGCCTGGCCGGGGTGCTGCCGGTAGACCGGGGGACGGTCAGCTTCGAGGGGCGGTCGTTCGCGGAGCTGGACGACGACGGGATCAGCGCGCTGCGCCGGGAGCGGTTCGGGTTCGTCTTCCAGTACGGCGAGCTGCTGCCCGAGCTGACCATCGAGGAGAACACCGCCCTGCCGCTGCGGCTCGCCGGCCGGCGCAGGCGGCCCGCGCTGAAGGCCGCCGTCGAGGTGCTCGACCGGCTCGGGATCGCCGATCTGCGGGAGCGGCGGCCGTCGCAGGTGTCCGGCGGGCAGAACCAGCGCGTCGCCGTCGCGCGGGCCCTGGTGCACCGGCCCGCCGTGGTGTTCGCGGACGAGCCGACCGGCGCCCTCGACAGCGCCAACGCCGGCACGGTGCTCGACGAGTTCCTGGAACTGGCCCGCTCGCAGGGCACCGCCGTGCTGCTGGTGACCCACGACGCCTCGGTGGCCGCCCGCGCCGACAGCCGCTACACGATGACCGACGGCGTGCTCGCCCCCGAGGGGCCGGCGCGATGA
- a CDS encoding glycine--tRNA ligase produces MAADKIDTIVSLSKRRGFVFPSSEIYGGTKAAWDYGPLGVELKENLKRQWWRYMVTSREDVVGIDSSVILAPEVWVASGHVATFTDPLTECTSCHKRFRADHLEEAYEAKKGHAPEHGLADINCPNCGNKGQFTEPKQFSGLLSTHLGPTQDSGSVAYLRPETAQGIFTNFAQVQTTSRRKPPFGIAQMGKSFRNEITPGNFIFRTREFEQMEMEFFVKPGEDEKWQEYWMEQRWNWYTGLGLREENMRWYEHPKEKLSHYSKRTADIEYRFQFGGNEWGELEGVANRTDYDLSAHAKASGQDLSYFDQEAGERWTPYVIEPAAGVGRAMLAFLLDAYIEDEAPNAKGKMEKRTVLRLDPRLAPVKVAVLPLSRNADLSPKAKGLAQALRQNWNIEFDDAGAIGRRYRRQDEIGTPFCVTVDFDTLEDNAVTVRERDSMKQERVSLDQIEGYLASRLIGA; encoded by the coding sequence GTGGCCGCCGACAAGATCGACACCATCGTCAGCCTGAGCAAGCGCCGTGGCTTCGTATTCCCCAGTAGTGAGATCTACGGCGGCACGAAGGCCGCCTGGGACTACGGACCGCTGGGTGTCGAGCTCAAGGAGAACCTCAAGCGCCAGTGGTGGCGTTACATGGTGACCTCGCGCGAGGACGTCGTCGGTATCGACTCGTCCGTGATCCTCGCGCCCGAGGTGTGGGTCGCCTCCGGTCACGTCGCCACCTTCACGGACCCCCTGACCGAGTGCACCTCCTGCCACAAGCGGTTCCGCGCGGACCACCTGGAGGAGGCGTACGAGGCCAAGAAGGGCCACGCCCCCGAGCACGGCCTCGCCGACATCAACTGCCCGAACTGCGGCAACAAGGGCCAGTTCACCGAGCCCAAGCAGTTCTCGGGTCTGCTGTCGACGCACCTCGGCCCGACCCAGGACTCCGGCTCCGTCGCCTACCTGCGTCCCGAGACCGCCCAGGGCATCTTCACCAACTTCGCCCAGGTGCAGACCACCTCGCGCCGCAAGCCGCCGTTCGGCATCGCCCAGATGGGCAAGTCCTTCCGCAACGAGATCACGCCCGGCAACTTCATCTTCCGGACCCGCGAGTTCGAGCAGATGGAGATGGAGTTCTTCGTCAAGCCGGGCGAGGACGAGAAGTGGCAGGAGTACTGGATGGAGCAGCGCTGGAACTGGTACACCGGTCTCGGCCTGCGCGAGGAGAACATGCGGTGGTACGAGCACCCGAAGGAGAAGCTCTCCCACTACTCCAAGCGCACCGCTGACATCGAGTACCGCTTCCAGTTCGGCGGCAACGAGTGGGGCGAGCTGGAGGGTGTGGCCAACCGCACCGACTACGACCTCTCCGCCCACGCCAAGGCCTCCGGCCAGGACCTCTCCTACTTCGACCAGGAGGCCGGCGAGCGCTGGACGCCGTACGTCATCGAGCCCGCGGCCGGTGTCGGCCGCGCGATGCTGGCGTTCCTCCTCGACGCCTACATCGAGGACGAGGCGCCCAACGCCAAGGGCAAGATGGAGAAGCGGACCGTGCTGCGGCTCGACCCGCGCCTCGCGCCGGTGAAGGTCGCCGTGCTGCCGCTCTCCCGCAACGCCGACCTGTCCCCGAAGGCCAAGGGCCTCGCCCAGGCGCTGCGGCAGAACTGGAACATCGAGTTCGACGACGCGGGCGCCATCGGCCGCCGCTACCGCCGCCAGGACGAGATCGGCACGCCGTTCTGCGTCACCGTCGACTTCGACACGCTCGAGGACAACGCGGTCACCGTCCGCGAGCGCGACTCCATGAAGCAGGAGCGCGTCTCCCTCGACCAGATCGAGGGCTACCTGGCGAGCCGCCTGATCGGCGCCTGA